From the genome of Candidatus Electrothrix communis, one region includes:
- the tgt gene encoding tRNA guanosine(34) transglycosylase Tgt, producing MPTKNTVLSPYTLLHQSSESPARCGQVHTLHGTFDTPVFMPVGTLGTVKAVTPENLEELGAQIILGNTYHLFIRPGHELVRSFGGLHGFMHWDKPILTDSGGFQIFSLKELAKITEEGAMFRSHMDGAKLFLSPEKAVEIQEALGSDIMMVLDTCIPYPATLEEARKATALTARWAKRCREAQSPTGQLLFGILQGGMYPELRKPAAEELIDIGFDGYAMGGLSVGEPKELMHEMLDASVHLLPDSHPKYLMGVGTPEDLVEGVYRGVDMFDCVMPTRNARNGMLFTSQGRVVIKNSRYREDQRPLDEQCTCYTCRHYSRAYLRHLFQCREILAYQLNSIHNLHYYCTLMAGMRQAIAEDRFLDFRRNFYAQRESPH from the coding sequence ATGCCTACAAAAAACACCGTTTTATCACCCTATACCCTCCTGCATCAATCAAGCGAAAGCCCGGCCCGTTGCGGTCAGGTGCATACCTTGCACGGAACCTTTGACACGCCGGTCTTTATGCCGGTGGGAACCTTGGGGACAGTCAAGGCGGTTACCCCGGAAAATCTGGAAGAACTCGGGGCCCAGATTATTCTGGGCAACACCTATCATCTTTTTATTCGTCCCGGACACGAGCTGGTTCGCAGCTTCGGCGGTCTGCACGGATTCATGCATTGGGACAAGCCCATTCTCACCGATTCTGGTGGATTTCAGATCTTTAGTTTGAAAGAGCTGGCCAAAATTACCGAAGAGGGCGCGATGTTTCGTTCCCATATGGATGGGGCCAAGCTCTTTCTCAGTCCAGAAAAGGCGGTCGAGATCCAAGAGGCCTTGGGCTCGGACATTATGATGGTGCTGGATACCTGCATCCCGTATCCGGCCACCCTGGAAGAGGCGAGAAAAGCCACAGCCCTGACTGCTCGCTGGGCCAAACGCTGCCGAGAGGCGCAGTCGCCTACTGGCCAGCTGCTGTTCGGTATCCTGCAGGGCGGCATGTATCCCGAGCTGCGCAAACCCGCTGCTGAGGAGCTGATTGATATCGGCTTTGATGGTTATGCAATGGGCGGCCTTTCCGTGGGAGAGCCTAAAGAACTGATGCATGAGATGCTGGATGCCTCGGTGCATCTGCTGCCGGATAGCCATCCCAAATACCTTATGGGCGTCGGAACGCCGGAGGACCTCGTCGAGGGCGTTTATCGGGGCGTGGATATGTTTGATTGCGTCATGCCCACCCGCAATGCCCGCAATGGAATGCTCTTTACTTCACAGGGCAGAGTTGTTATAAAAAATAGTCGATATCGGGAAGATCAACGGCCCTTGGATGAGCAATGCACCTGCTACACCTGCCGCCATTATTCCCGAGCCTATCTGCGTCATCTTTTTCAATGCCGAGAGATCCTGGCCTATCAGTTGAACAGTATTCATAACCTGCATTATTACTGCACGTTGATGGCTGGTATGCGTCAAGCCATTGCGGAAGATCGCTTTTTGGATTTTCGCCGAAATTTTTATGCACAGCGGGAAAGCCCGCATTAA
- the yajC gene encoding preprotein translocase subunit YajC: MIGVAYAQGAAAAPAGGGITQFIPLILIFIVFYFLLIRPQQKKAKEQQDFLSNLKKGDKIMTGGGIHGQITGLTDSTVTLEIADGVRIKMHRGYVLAIPPVESKDVAAKKG; the protein is encoded by the coding sequence ATGATTGGAGTCGCTTACGCACAGGGAGCCGCCGCCGCACCGGCTGGTGGGGGCATTACCCAGTTTATCCCACTCATCTTAATTTTTATTGTTTTTTATTTTTTGCTCATCCGTCCCCAGCAGAAAAAGGCCAAGGAACAGCAGGATTTTCTCAGCAACCTTAAAAAAGGGGACAAAATTATGACTGGTGGTGGTATTCACGGGCAGATAACCGGTCTGACTGACAGCACCGTGACCTTAGAGATCGCAGATGGGGTCAGAATCAAAATGCATCGCGGCTATGTTCTCGCTATTCCTCCGGTGGAAAGCAAGGATGTTGCAGCCAAAAAAGGCTGA